The following coding sequences are from one Macrobrachium rosenbergii isolate ZJJX-2024 chromosome 36, ASM4041242v1, whole genome shotgun sequence window:
- the LOC136856706 gene encoding tropomyosin-like — protein MSTFICDIVSFAKFVLLRQFPNICGYGTRRSNIIDDTCGYVIPRCNIVLKLALFIGTVFTLINIDRKIKSLRNGTTELRRPKHKDDNDEHNNDNNSAVSALKEFYERKFDDLGMEIQLLQSENSRLRATLMEKEDLFDQMAADTDGLRRKVIENFKGRMEQRSPLPSRSFQEEEDDFSVLTLRQRMDRLDQENHQLRKENTEHEAKIEDLEKEVVDFVKQNENIKTEFEKERGEIKNELESKIRHLMQDLSDIHMRMDRQFEMCKHEVIEKDEKIQDLEKEIQKLAEEKMEVKTKWKAKFVT, from the coding sequence ATGAGTACTTTCATTTGTGACATTGTTAGTTTTGCAAAGTTTGTTTTGCTTAGGCAGTTTCCTAATATTTGTGGCTACGGGACTCGCCGTAGTAATATTATCGATGATACTTGTGGCTACGTGATTCCCCGTTGTAATATTGTTCTAAAATTGGCTCTGTTCATCGGAACAGTGTTTACTCTTATAAATATCGATCGGAAGATCAAATCTTTGAGGAATGGAACGACGGAACTGAGACGACCCAAGCACAAGGACGACAATGATGAACACAATAACGACAACAATAGCGCAGTGTCGGCTCTGAAGGAGTTTTATGAAAGGAAGTTCGACGATCTCGGAATGGAAATTCAGCTGCTTCAGAGTGAAAATTCACGATTGCGAGCGACGCTGATGGAAAAGGAGGACTTGTTCGATCAAATGGCTGCAGACACCGACGGCTTGAGACGAAAGGTTATCGAGAACTTCAAAGGAAGGATGGAACAAAGATCTCCCTTGCCCAGCAGATCTTtccaagaagaggaagacgacttTTCGGTTCTCACTCTTCGGCAACGGATGGACAGACTGGATCAGGAGAACCATCAACTGAGGAAGGAAAATACTGAACATGAAGCGAAGATTGAAGATTTGGAGAAGGAAGTTGTGGACtttgtgaaacaaaatgaaaatattaaaacggaATTTGAAAAGGAAAGAGGTGAAATTAAAAACGAATTAGAAAGCAAGATCCGTCACCTTATGCAAGATCTCAGTGACATTCATATGAGAATGGACAGACAGTTTGAAATGTGTAAGCATGAGGTGATTGAAAAGGATGAGAAAATACAAGACTTggaaaaagaaatccagaaattagctgaggaaaaaatggaagttaaaacGAAATGGAAAGCAAAGTTCGTCACCTAA
- the LOC136856487 gene encoding gamma-interferon-inducible lysosomal thiol reductase-like isoform X1: protein MGLSCFPLHILFLIGLNLTFAGDAPPVKIQLFYETYCKYCQEFVSQQLYPTWHDLQDIMDVEMFPFGNAKYASNVETEGWTFKCQHEEYECKANMIHACAKENFKDIGLEMNFVKCLLESPAPADSGPTCAASIGVEWDPIKKCLNSTEGQNLLHEIAVQQDNLETELYFVPWIIVNDNFSLEQTEECKSDLKRIVCEMYTGTTPESCEDHDASVPEDE, encoded by the exons ATGGGACTGTCGTGTTTCCctcttcatattttgtttcttattggaCTGAActta ACCTTCGCCGGAGATGCACCACCTGTCAAGATACAATTATTCTACGAGACTTACTGTAAATACTGCCAAGAATTCGTCTCTCAGCAGCTCTACCCAACATGGCATGATCTTCAGGATATCATGGACGTGGAAATGTTCCCTTTTGGAAATGCAAAG tACGCTTCAAATGTAGAAACCGAAGGTTGGACATTCAAGTGTCAGCATGAGGAATACGAGTGTAAGGCTAATATGATCCACGCATGCGCTAAAGAAAACTTTAAGGATATTGGGCTGGAAATGAATTTCGTCAAGTGTCTTCTGGAATCGCCTGCTCCAGCGGATTCTGGACCCACT TGCGCGGCTTCGATCGGCGTGGAATGGGACCCAATCAAGAAGTGTTTGAATTCGACAGAGGGTCAGAATCTGCTTCACGAAATTGCCGTCCAGCAAGATAACCTTGAGACAGAGTTATATTTTGTTCCATGGATCATTGTCAATGAT AATTTCAGTCTGGAGCAAACGGAAGAGTGTAAAAGTGACCTAAAACGAATCGTTTGCGAGATGTATACAGGAACGACACCAGAATCTTGTGAAGACCATGATGCGAGTGTGCCAGAGGACGAGTAA
- the LOC136856487 gene encoding gamma-interferon-inducible lysosomal thiol reductase-like isoform X2 — protein MDVEMFPFGNAKYASNVETEGWTFKCQHEEYECKANMIHACAKENFKDIGLEMNFVKCLLESPAPADSGPTCAASIGVEWDPIKKCLNSTEGQNLLHEIAVQQDNLETELYFVPWIIVNDNFSLEQTEECKSDLKRIVCEMYTGTTPESCEDHDASVPEDE, from the exons ATGGACGTGGAAATGTTCCCTTTTGGAAATGCAAAG tACGCTTCAAATGTAGAAACCGAAGGTTGGACATTCAAGTGTCAGCATGAGGAATACGAGTGTAAGGCTAATATGATCCACGCATGCGCTAAAGAAAACTTTAAGGATATTGGGCTGGAAATGAATTTCGTCAAGTGTCTTCTGGAATCGCCTGCTCCAGCGGATTCTGGACCCACT TGCGCGGCTTCGATCGGCGTGGAATGGGACCCAATCAAGAAGTGTTTGAATTCGACAGAGGGTCAGAATCTGCTTCACGAAATTGCCGTCCAGCAAGATAACCTTGAGACAGAGTTATATTTTGTTCCATGGATCATTGTCAATGAT AATTTCAGTCTGGAGCAAACGGAAGAGTGTAAAAGTGACCTAAAACGAATCGTTTGCGAGATGTATACAGGAACGACACCAGAATCTTGTGAAGACCATGATGCGAGTGTGCCAGAGGACGAGTAA
- the LOC136856707 gene encoding zinc finger MYM-type protein 1-like, whose protein sequence is MHYFAFHVCCLEAIQYGQRWFSMHKELERKTEKHENSRKHIDNVISLSVLGSVNIKERLSEAYRRSVNAHNKKVTKNREILSKIIDCIKFCGHFELPLRGHDETDDSANPGVFRGLINHASQLDPDLRAHLESNAVFKGVSKTIQNEILDCLLQIYRDQIRKEIKEAPFVAVMADDTTDVSEHTQMVIVLRYLLGEEIVERFWGFFTPENQTADGLSKCILHQLSTVLEGNAEKLIAQTFDGASVMKGKKGGVQAKIKSVYNNAHFIHCYAHQLNLIMQNAASVTRGSRIFFSNLSGIAAFFSRSPLRLNVLTKHMTSRIPRPSSTRWNFHSRTVNKVYEHFEPLKNAWRKYRVHQMLL, encoded by the coding sequence ATGCACTATTTTGCTTTCCATGTCTGTTGTTTGGAGGCGATTCAGTATGGTCAAAGATGGTTTTCTATGCATaaagaacttgaaagaaaaacagagaaacacGAGAATTCCAGGAAGCATATTGATAATGTCATTTCTCTATCTGTTCTTGGGAgtgtaaatattaaagaaagacTTAGTGAGGCATACAGACGTTCAGTGAATGCACATAATAAGAAGGTTACCAAGAATCGTGAAATTTTGTCCAAGATTATAGACTGCATAAAATTTTGTGGACATTTTGAGCTACCTTTGCGTGGACATGATGAAACTGATGACTCTGCTAATCCAGGTGTATTTAGAGGACTGATAAATCATGCATCACAATTAGATCCAGACTTGCGGGCCCATTTAGAAAGTAATGCAGTCTTCAAAGGTGTCTCCAAGACTATTCAGAATGAAATTCTCGATTGTCTGCTGCAAATCTATCGTGATCAgatcagaaaagaaattaaagaagctCCTTTTGTTGCTGTTATGGCAGACGACACTACAGATGTTTCAGAACACACTCAAATGGTTATTGTTCTAAGATACTTGCTCGGTGAAGAGATTGTTGagagattttggggatttttcaCTCCAGAAAATCAAACCGCGGATGGGCTATCGAAATGCATCCTTCATCAGTTAAGCACAGTTCTTGAAGGGAATGCAGAGAAACTGATTGCTCAAACATTTGATGGTGCAAGTGTTATGAAAGGTAAGAAGGGGGGTGTTCAGGCTAAAATCAAATCAGTGTACAACAACGCCCACTTCATTCACTGTTATGCCCACCAACTTAATCTTATTATGCAAAATGCTGCAAGTGTTACACGAGGTTCACGAATATTTTTCTCTAACCTTTCGGGCATAGCAGCATTTTTTTCAAGGTCACCTCTACGTTTAAATGTTCTTACAAAGCACATGACTAGCCGCATTCCACGCCCATCTTCTACAAGGTGGAACTTTCATAGTCGCACCGTCAACAAGGTTTATGAACATTTTGAACCCTTAAAAAATGCATGGAGGAAATACAGAGTACATCAAATGCTACTATAA